Within the Drosophila miranda strain MSH22 chromosome Y unlocalized genomic scaffold, D.miranda_PacBio2.1 Contig_Y2_pilon, whole genome shotgun sequence genome, the region GCCATCCGCCCAAAAAGGAATTTGGGGCCTTTTTCAAGGCCTACCTGGCCATTCGCCATGAGAACTTCAATGCTGAGCTGCAGCGCAAGTTTGTGGAGCGCATAGCCAGGGTGAACGGCGACGCCACCACCAATCAAATCCAGATTCGTTCCATCAACATCCACCACGACTCGGACGGCACAATCGTGAACTTCTATAACACGTCGCTGTACAAGCATCACAACCGCTGCCCCGAGAAGCTGCTGGCGGCCACGCGCAGTGTCTATATGGTCGGCGACAGCCTAAGGGATAGCGTGAAGCGGGCCTTGGGTCTAGAGCTGAATCTAACAAACTTTTCGGTGGCTCCTTTTGGCAGTTGTCATCGTAAGAATATTTTCTGAGATTTCCCCATGGAAGCAGAGCTAATTTGGTTTTCCTTTGCCCAACCTTTCTTTTTCCAGATGCCGAGAACATAGACATCACAAACGAGTTCGTGCCCACACGCACTGAGGAGCCCAGACAGAAGTCCACCTTCAGCGAGGAGTACTTGGCCAATTTCATTTTGCCCGCCGTCATCATTCTGGTGATGATAGTGCTGGCCTCTATCGTGGCCTGCTGCCTGCACAGACGCCGCCACAAGAGTGGTAAAATGGAGCTGGGTAAGGAAGCGGGTCGGGTCTCTCCCCATTTCTGTGTGTATTTCGTCGAGAGTCAAATTCAATTTCGGTGTCCTTTTCAGGCGACGAAGAAGAGCGCAAGTCCTTCCGGGCCAAGGGCATACCAGTCATCTTTCAGGATGAGTATGAGGAGAAGCCCGAAATCGGCAACAAGAGCCCCGTAATACTCAAAGACGAAAAGCCACCGCTGCTGCCACCGCTGCTGCCACCGTCCTACAATACCTCAAATATGAATGGTATGAATGTATGCATGCCATACCCATTGCTCAAAGTCCAATCTGTGGCAAATCTCCTCACAGACGACAATGATGTGGATGAGTATGTGCCACCGCCGGCTGTTGTAGTCGGCGGTCGGGAGGTGCGAGGGAAGTCACCCGCCACGCCCTCTTATCGCAAGCCACCGCCATATGTATCGCCATAAATCATTGTCAAGAATCAGCAGCAAACGAAGCCGCAACAGAAACCGaaagagcaacagcaacaataatAACAATCGCATCGTATTAACCACACAatctataaatatatatatatatatatagatacatacaatcatacatatatatatatacatctACCGATTTGGCACAACTTATATATGCAACTAAGCAAAACTCTTTTGTATATATCCAAGTGCGAATTGGTTTCTTTTTGGACTAGCTATTCAAATGGAAGCAAAGGATATTCCGTGAATGAATAGAAAGGATATTCCATATGGAAGACGAAGGGTACGGTACTCAATGTTGAAGAGGCAGGACGATATTTTGTATTAATCACGACAGAAAAACAATCAATTAACGATTTCAGTGCGAACAACTGGCAAACACTTTGTAGCTTAAAGATCGAACACCACATTTGAAAAACACTAAACAAAACACACTATTCAGcatattatttatttagtaTGTACTCTAATTTATATGTATACCACGAGACGCGaaccacatccacatccacatccaggAACACGAAATGGAATGAAATTTAGTAGACAAGCAACTAGAGCTTGAAAAGCAAACcagcacacacatacacgagCCCATTTTAAGCATAGCATTTAAACAATGGTAATACTATTGACTAAGTTATGTGCAAGACGCCTAGAGCATGTCCCTTGTCTGGTTTTTAAGTTTTATACCGTAAGTGAGTTCTAGGCATGCTTATACAGGATTTTCCGCTTAATATATGCATAAGCAGAACCGTTTGCAAAATTTCAGTTGATCTTTTGATTAGCGGATCACCAGCCGCACTGGAGAAGCTGCTTGATGGGCTACCCAAAAAAGAGCTTagtatttaaatttttaattgcAAGGAAGAACAGCAACAAGGGACATGCGAGGTGCAGCTTTGATTATCTTTAGTTGTAAGAACGAAAACAAGCCCACAATAGAGCTGCCAATATAAATATGATCGAAATTGCCGGGTTTTCTTAAATACAAATCAATTCCTAAATGCCCACAAGTGCTTCCCACATACAAACATACAAAACCACACTCAACCAACAAACCATATCCAcaaaatacacacacaaaaactAATTATATACGAGAAGATTACTTAAAGTAGAAATTAGTTTTAACAAAACAAATCATTTATACCAGCTCCCCAAACTGGACCATTGTTCACTGTCCATTGCCCTGTGCTACAATGGTGCGAGTGGagttttattgtatttatttaagAACCCATCAATCGTACTATATGTAGCGCGTAGAATGAAATTGATTTTATACGATGGAACCCATCCAAAAGAATCCATAAGTAAGAGCAATAATTGCATGAAGAGAAATTGAATTACTTTACTCGTACGTAAATATGAGGAACAATTGCCTATTAAATTAAGTATAATTAACTGATTTGCATAAGGCTCAATCGCCGCACTGATTTACATGATTTACATTTTGTATTTGGTAATAGAGCCACGAAAAGTcacaacaataataataataaccaAACAATCAACAACAGCGGTATCaatttattttgaataaaaaaATGCCAAAGATACACAcgatttttgttttattttgtttgctATTAAACAGAAATCAAAACCATATTAAATtatgacacacacacacgcacacgtaAGTAAATAAGCTAATAAAATGCAAATATACTAAATCGAATCTATATTTGTGCAAGTTATTAATGGCCCTTGTCGGTCGGTGCGTAAATTGCTCatttaaataatgtattaaaAAAAAGCTGATGTCGGTATACATCAACATATACCATGCATATATAACATATATACAATACGATATGCCATTTAATTGGTTCAATTTGAAGGGAGTTGTACCCACCAAACAGGACAAACACGGACAGACTcacaataattataataattattGAAAATAACTATAAATTGATAAATACGAGTAATTGTATTGCCTCGTACAGGGTATATGCATGTGCGAATACTAATAAACAtttatatagttaaatatgcgacacttcagtttaagttttaaaaaaggttttattctttcacttaaacttagcgtacattggttagttatttccccgacgatgactgaggtctgatgtcttgaacggaattaactttggttgaattctcagacggtgtcgcgattgacgtttgtcttgaacagaactgagttggcttcttagatgcagactatttatataatgatgctcggtttgggattcggatttggattcggaggcgttggcttcgacttcggcttcggagatggagtacgtgactcgatcgatatgtgggaaaggcgtcttttgatgaaaggcttccgctgcgtatgatcggtgttgcattacttgggggtggctgagaatagggcctctgattggtcagctaggatggtgtgattcttaagaatcgattagtaattgatctcataagagtggcgtgattctggtgcggctgaattctagtgcggcatctattgttttatgttcaacttccagtttagggggtttgtttacattgcctgcaatcggctacgcgtggtccatttcgagcgtgagattgtttatgagggttcgaagctgagggtgtcgtattgattatagtattgtgggtgcagggtaatagacatagacaagggtatgcggagcatggactatagatatgtcactcccccattgttagatttaagcctgtcctcaggcgattatccttggatatagttcaggtgcgtctaaaactgtgcctgctggggattcttcgtcttcgtctaagggtgtttctatgtgcgggtcggttttaggcttattgcttttacttagattaaacaatttgtagcttaatcctattatgattatgacaaatagtagtattaagcttacatgtaatacattatttaatcgcgtattttctattaagatttctttggtttgcaaataagacaatggtttaatttttgttacgttattgttgatgtagatgctttgtgcaaattctggtatggagttggatattgagaattcatttaactgtatactgcaattatgtatttttattaatgcgttaccttctacttttatttcttggtttaggcaatcttggtttaatatgtgttcggagcagaacccagccgattagctgcttgccaaatagcacctaattcttggccctcagccgcttattttgtttgttacttatgtctatgtcactcatttgtttgttaaagctttgcgcttgcttgccctgctaaacgctctctgccagctcgctcttcgctatctccgctttgcgtctgcctaccgacgtcggccgagcgaagctgcgcttagcgatcggagcggcaatgtaaagggcaggcaagccacacttgcaatttggatgtcacgcattaaagaacatatcgtaattttatttctgcgccgagttttgtttaattcgaaataattagtcggccgattggggataaaaaacattatctccacataaaatttggtgaccccgacgtgatctctgagttgcagtgtcaattaataaacattcgcgatcgacattcgttagccctagcaaattttcggcggttaagcacaattcggtgctaaaacacacttacatacacctacatacacgcattgctggctattagtttctctgtcgcgacaattcggtcagtgcagtgcggtaggcagtgcagcgaactcactaatacacacaagcggagtacaaagcggaatcggacagctcgcacagccgcacagctaaaggcattagctgtaatccctttgctttcggttcccacgtttatacgtatacagggtgtctttttcggtcgtgctgagagactcttttaaaacctcaacatggcagcacctgagcctaccaatgtcgcgaacgcagcaatgccgagtgatgtagatttctacaagcacaaggccgagtccatcgcgcgccaactaaaggccatggatcgctttcttatgaaggaagagcttgccgagttagatgaggaagaacttcaagctcgcttagagcaattcgagcgaatgaatgcggatttcgatgccgctcaaacgagccttgaaaggctggatttcctgcagttagcccatgatgcccggctggacttttcgaatgtttatgtcaaggttaggtccaggctgtcgcgggagttgatggctgctcgcacggtaaatgttgccaattcaacggctcggcatactctcgaggggaattcgtcgttgttcgcctataatagtataggccgttctcgaatgcccgagttgcagcttccgcgattcggtgggaactacatggattggccagaattccactcgatgttctcgacaatggtgcacaaagaccatcgtataccaatcatcgaaaaattccaatatcttcgtggatgtctagatggtgctgcgctggatacgattcgttccttggaactttctgaggagaattacgacaaggcgttgaatttactaatgttgcgattcgataataaactgttacattttcaggcacacgtcaaggctattttcgggctgcaaggggtggagaagggctcggctatcggcttgcgcgcgctcagcgacaaaatcaattcgcacttgcgtgcacttcagaccttagcgaccccgcaggagatatccgatgggttgctgatcttcatcataggcacgaaactggaccacaaaacaaaggagaaatgggaagagaacttgccgacgtcaggattgcctcggtggtcaagcatggcctcatttctggaagcgagatgtcggatgctggagaatttgggatcagccatggcaacaagtcctagtcaacaggtgggagaagacaaacctgtcacccttatcacctccagtaacgaccatcctaaccccatatgtaaccattgcaattcctccgagcattacatatctagatgtcaggcattcctgaatctctctgcgtttgaacgatacaaagaagcaaagaagagccgcttgtgtttgagctgcctcaacaaaggccatgaattgcagaggtgcaggtcaggactttgcaggcattgccaggccaaacatcacacgctactccacattccatcgggaactggtgcttcatcttcctcttcaccggccgaggaatcgatccagcaagaggccgcgactgtgcttctagcaagcgggtgttccagccctcccccctcgatccagaaatctcagcctagccagaacgtgttgctacctactgccctcgtccatgtaacagatcgttatggagcacttatcccatgtcgtgccattttggattctgcatcacag harbors:
- the LOC117192490 gene encoding dystroglycan-like, translated to MQMAKNVPSMPRNQVDRVNASVGQLLVFKVPPDTFYDANDNDLTLTLKSKEHKELSTRHWLQFDSKNQEFYGIPKSGDTGSEEYLLVAEDSGGLSAHDALVVVVSHPPKKEFGAFFKAYLAIRHENFNAELQRKFVERIARVNGDATTNQIQIRSINIHHDSDGTIVNFYNTSLYKHHNRCPEKLLAATRSVYMVGDSLRDSVKRALGLELNLTNFSVAPFGSCHHAENIDITNEFVPTRTEEPRQKSTFSEEYLANFILPAVIILVMIVLASIVACCLHRRRHKSGKMELGDEEERKSFRAKGIPVIFQDEYEEKPEIGNKSPVILKDEKPPLLPPLLPPSYNTSNMNGMNVCMPYPLLKVQSVANLLTDDNDVDEYVPPPAVVVGGREVRGKSPATPSYRKPPPYVSP